A part of Paroedura picta isolate Pp20150507F chromosome 7, Ppicta_v3.0, whole genome shotgun sequence genomic DNA contains:
- the LOC143841426 gene encoding trypsin I-P38-like isoform X1 has protein sequence MKFILFIAFLGAAVAFPIDDDDDDKIVGGYTCQKHSAPYQVSLNSGYHFCGGSLINSQWVVSAAHCYKSRIQVRLGEHSLSYNDGSEQYINSAKVIRHPSYNSQSLNNDIMLIKLSTPATLNSRVAAVSLPSSCVSTGTQCLISGWGNTLSNGVSNPDALQCLNAPVLSTSQCSSAYPGQITSNMMCVGYLEGGKDSCQGDSGGPVVCNGRLQGIVSWGIGCAQRGYPGVYTKVCNYVSWIQNTISSN, from the exons AtgaaattcattttgttcattGCCTTTTTGGGAGCGGCGG TGGCCTTCCCCAtcgatgatgacgatgatgacaaAATTGTGGGAGGCTACACCTGCCAGAAGCATTCTGCCCCCTACCAAGTGTCCCTGAATTCTGGGTACCACTTCTGCGGCGGATCCCTCATCAACAGTCAGTGGGTTGTGTCAGCTGCTCACTGCTACAAATC GCGCATCCAAGTGAGACTTGGGGAGCACAGCCTGAGCTACAACGATGGCTCGGAGCAGTACATCAACTCGGCCAAAGTCATCCGTCACCCGAGCTACAACTCGCAGTCGCTGAACAACGACATCATGCTCATCAAGCTATCCACGCCGGCTACCCTCAACTCCCGCGTCGCTGCAGTTTCTCTACCTAGTAGCTGCGTAAGCACCGGGACACAATGCTTGATCTCTGGCTGGGGCAACACCCTCAGCAATGGCG ttAGTAACCCTGATGCGCTCCAGTGCCTGAACGCTCCCGTGCTTTCCACCAGTCAGTGTAGTAGCGCTTATCCAGGACAGATCACCAGCAACATGATGTGTGTGGGATACCTGGAAGGTGGCAAAGACTCATGCCAG GGTGACTCTGGAGGCCCTGTGGTCTGCAATGGGAGGCTCCAGGGGATTGTCTCCTGGGGCATTGGGTGCGCTCAGAGAGGCTACCCTGGAGTCTACACCAAAGTCTGCAACTACGTCTCCTGGATTCAAAATACCATCAGCTCCAACTGA
- the LOC143841426 gene encoding trypsin-like isoform X2 → MKCSGPSGIPLVVAFPIDDDDDDKIVGGYTCQKHSAPYQVSLNSGYHFCGGSLINSQWVVSAAHCYKSRIQVRLGEHSLSYNDGSEQYINSAKVIRHPSYNSQSLNNDIMLIKLSTPATLNSRVAAVSLPSSCVSTGTQCLISGWGNTLSNGVSNPDALQCLNAPVLSTSQCSSAYPGQITSNMMCVGYLEGGKDSCQGDSGGPVVCNGRLQGIVSWGIGCAQRGYPGVYTKVCNYVSWIQNTISSN, encoded by the exons TGGCCTTCCCCAtcgatgatgacgatgatgacaaAATTGTGGGAGGCTACACCTGCCAGAAGCATTCTGCCCCCTACCAAGTGTCCCTGAATTCTGGGTACCACTTCTGCGGCGGATCCCTCATCAACAGTCAGTGGGTTGTGTCAGCTGCTCACTGCTACAAATC GCGCATCCAAGTGAGACTTGGGGAGCACAGCCTGAGCTACAACGATGGCTCGGAGCAGTACATCAACTCGGCCAAAGTCATCCGTCACCCGAGCTACAACTCGCAGTCGCTGAACAACGACATCATGCTCATCAAGCTATCCACGCCGGCTACCCTCAACTCCCGCGTCGCTGCAGTTTCTCTACCTAGTAGCTGCGTAAGCACCGGGACACAATGCTTGATCTCTGGCTGGGGCAACACCCTCAGCAATGGCG ttAGTAACCCTGATGCGCTCCAGTGCCTGAACGCTCCCGTGCTTTCCACCAGTCAGTGTAGTAGCGCTTATCCAGGACAGATCACCAGCAACATGATGTGTGTGGGATACCTGGAAGGTGGCAAAGACTCATGCCAG GGTGACTCTGGAGGCCCTGTGGTCTGCAATGGGAGGCTCCAGGGGATTGTCTCCTGGGGCATTGGGTGCGCTCAGAGAGGCTACCCTGGAGTCTACACCAAAGTCTGCAACTACGTCTCCTGGATTCAAAATACCATCAGCTCCAACTGA